From Micromonospora echinospora, one genomic window encodes:
- a CDS encoding LysR family transcriptional regulator, with protein sequence MAEQRHDEEPQPQVVADIDLGAVRAFLAVVDDRYFGEAAARLRMSQQAVSKRIAALERDLGVRLFTRAPRGASLTVDGQAFLPHARDLMRLAERAVGSVRPGRRALRVDVLNRRIGPAGLLRDFHRAQPETELDVVTLVESDAAAAIAAVEAGTVDATFRAVTVPPEELPPGIRAARVLDDPHQLLTGPAHPLAAARHVTMADLSGLRIWIPGIVPGTEWAAYYDVLAAEFGLTIERIGPNFGTDHLLDVLADSPTLTSLVGERTRMIWPQDYDLRRVPVRDPTPVYPHFLVWHTDNPHPGLAALRSHIASVPNRHRTTDAWVPVWAAEPATP encoded by the coding sequence GTGGCTGAGCAGCGGCACGACGAGGAGCCACAACCGCAAGTTGTCGCGGACATCGACCTGGGTGCCGTCCGGGCGTTCCTCGCGGTGGTCGACGACCGCTACTTCGGCGAGGCGGCCGCTCGCCTGCGGATGAGCCAGCAGGCGGTGTCCAAACGCATCGCCGCACTGGAACGCGACCTCGGGGTGCGCCTGTTCACGCGTGCGCCACGGGGTGCCTCCCTCACCGTCGACGGTCAGGCGTTCCTGCCCCACGCCCGCGACCTGATGAGGCTCGCGGAGCGCGCCGTCGGCTCGGTCCGGCCCGGCCGGCGCGCGTTGCGGGTGGACGTGCTGAACCGGCGGATCGGGCCGGCCGGCCTGTTACGCGACTTCCACCGGGCGCAACCGGAGACCGAGCTGGACGTGGTGACCCTGGTCGAGTCGGACGCCGCCGCCGCGATCGCCGCCGTCGAGGCCGGCACGGTCGACGCGACGTTCCGGGCGGTCACCGTACCGCCGGAGGAGCTGCCGCCGGGCATTCGCGCCGCGCGTGTCCTGGACGACCCGCACCAACTGCTGACCGGACCGGCCCACCCGCTCGCCGCCGCCCGCCACGTCACCATGGCCGACCTGTCCGGCTTGCGGATCTGGATCCCCGGGATCGTTCCCGGCACCGAATGGGCCGCCTACTACGACGTCCTGGCCGCCGAGTTCGGCCTCACCATCGAACGGATCGGTCCCAATTTCGGCACCGACCACCTTCTCGACGTGCTGGCCGACTCACCGACGCTCACCTCGCTGGTCGGTGAGCGGACGCGCATGATCTGGCCGCAGGACTACGACCTGCGCCGTGTCCCGGTCCGCGACCCCACACCGGTCTACCCGCACTTCCTCGTCTGGCACACCGACAACCCGCATCCGGGACTGGCCGCGCTACGCAGCCACATCGCGTCCGTGCCGAACCGCCACCGCACCACCGATGCCTGGGTCCCGGTGTGGGCGGCCGAGCCGGCCACGCCCTGA
- a CDS encoding sugar O-acetyltransferase produces the protein MPGATTQRMYVQTPEFARVAERIYQVTDLTSRLNVLPFGDAEGRAALFAQIFAGPLPESVRIFPPFFTDYGLRTEFAVNVFVNQGCTFLDQGGIRIGAGVMIGPKTNLVTSGHPVPPAQRREYTDAAPIVLEENVWLGAAVTVLPGVTIGRNSVVGAGAVVTRDVGPNTLVTGPAAAERRSWNA, from the coding sequence ATGCCTGGTGCGACAACTCAGCGGATGTACGTCCAGACCCCGGAGTTCGCCCGCGTCGCGGAGCGGATCTATCAGGTCACCGACCTGACGTCGCGGTTGAACGTGCTGCCCTTCGGCGACGCGGAGGGACGCGCGGCACTGTTCGCGCAGATCTTCGCCGGGCCGCTTCCGGAGTCCGTGCGGATCTTTCCACCGTTCTTCACCGACTACGGCCTGCGCACCGAGTTCGCCGTGAACGTCTTCGTGAACCAGGGCTGCACGTTCCTGGACCAGGGCGGCATCCGGATCGGGGCCGGCGTGATGATCGGCCCGAAGACGAACCTCGTCACCTCCGGGCACCCGGTCCCACCGGCCCAGCGGCGCGAGTACACCGACGCGGCGCCGATCGTGCTGGAGGAGAACGTGTGGCTCGGTGCCGCCGTGACCGTCCTGCCGGGTGTCACGATCGGCCGCAACTCGGTGGTCGGCGCTGGGGCCGTGGTGACCAGGGACGTCGGGCCGAACACGCTCGTGACCGGCCCGGCGGCCGCCGAACGCAGGAGCTGGAACGCCTGA